Proteins from a genomic interval of Quercus lobata isolate SW786 chromosome 11, ValleyOak3.0 Primary Assembly, whole genome shotgun sequence:
- the LOC115966695 gene encoding uncharacterized protein LOC115966695 produces MARLDGIQCTLSIRPSNFLLNLENALLKELDMVLNQEEELWALKSRVNWMIQGDKNTAFYHVSTLVRRKRNQIVAIKDAMGEWLLEEDEVKEFVKNSFNDVYTTSLLSASRAAPERSQWQASLIEEEKTSISGAATEDEVKAALWSLKAFKAPGPDGLHAGFF; encoded by the coding sequence ATGGCAAGATTAGATGGTATTCAGTGTACCTTGTCAATTCGGCCatccaattttcttttgaatttggaGAATGCTCTTCTGAAGGAGCTTGATATGGTGCTGAATCAGGAGGAGGAGCTTTGGGCTCTTAAGTCGAGAGTCAATTGGATGATACAAGGTGACAAAAACACTGCCTTTTATCATGTTTCAACCTTAGTTAGGAGAAAGAGAAACCAGATTGTGGCAATTAAAGATGCTATGGGGGAGTGGTTGTTGGAAGAGGATGAAGTTAAGGAGTTtgttaaaaatagttttaatgaTGTTTACACCACCTCGCTGCTTAGTGCCAGCAGGGCAGCCCCAGAAAGGTCTCAATGGCAAGCCAGCTTAATTGAGGAAGAGAAAACCAGCATTAGTGGAGCTGCTACAGAGGATGAGGTTAAAGCTGCTTTATGGTCACTTAAAGCCTTTAAAGCACCAGGGCCGGATGGGCTGCATGCAGGTTTTTTCTAG
- the LOC115967714 gene encoding serine carboxypeptidase-like 18 has translation MSSEASSVCLHLLFLLLVSGTAVSHWIVKTLPGFPGYLPFKLETGYISVGEVEFFYYFVESEGYPGADPLLLYINGGPGCSALNGFLYQIGPLKFNISDYTGGLPTLLYEPNTWTKTANVLFLDAPVGAGFSYATTSEAWNASDTKLAAQAYQFLRNWLMEHSNFVNNPVYLGSDSYAGVVNPIIAEHIINGNEAGIEPNVNLKGLVLSCPHTSMDLEESTRVTFAHRMALISDAMYESAKTSCNGYYVDSTNANCTEALAAISQCIELVNEPDILGPSCAFISPNKAKEGAQGILRDYSGNFILPWSKKTDFWCKNFEYLLLDIWLNYKSVQDALHVRPGTVKEVFRCNVTLNSDYTYDVTNALPYLKNLTNSGLQLIAFSGDHDMAVTHIATETWINALDLTIDTDWRPWFVDGQVAGYTRRYTKSGYRLTYATIKGAGHSPAEYKRKECYDMFQRWIHYYPL, from the exons ATGTCTTCGGAAGCAAGTTCAGTATGCTTGCATTTGCTGTTTCTACTGCTTGTATCTGGCACTGCAGTCTCACACTGGATTGTCAAGACTCTTCCTGGCTTCCCTGGTTATTTGCCCTTTAAACTTGAAACTGG ATACATTAGTGTTGGTGAAGTGGAATTCTTCTACTATTTCGTCGAGTCGGAAGGGTACCCGGGAGCTGACCCTCTCTTGCTCTACATCAATGGAGGCCCAGGTTGTTCTGCATTGAATGGATTCTTGTACCAGATTG GCCCATTAAAATTCAATATCTCTGATTACACTGGGGGCTTACCGACACTGCTATACGAACCAAACACATGGACAAAG ACAGCCAATGTGTTATTTTTGGATGCACCTGTGGGTGCTGGTTTCTCATATGCAACAACCTCAGAAGCTTGGAACGCATCAGACACAAAATTGGCAGCTCAAGCCTATCAGTTTCTGAGAAAT TGGTTGATGGAACACTCAAATTTTGTGAACAATCCGGTCTATCTTGGAAGCGATTCCTATGCAGGAGTAGTCAATCCAATAATTGCCGAACATATCATAAACG GCAACGAAGCAGGAATTGAGCCTAATGTGAACCTCAAA GGACTCGTGCTTAGTTGCCCACATACAAGTATGGATCTCGAAGAAAGCACAAGAGTAACATTTGCTCACAGAATGGCTCTAATATcggatgcaatgtatgag TCAGCCAAAACTAGTTGCAATGGATATTACGTCGATTCGACAAATGCAAACTGCACAGAGGCTCTTGCAGCAATATCCCAG TGCATAGAGCTGGTAAATGAACCAGACATCTTGGGACCCAGTTGTGCTTTCATATCACCAAATAAAGCAAAAGAAGGTGCTCAAGGAATTCTTAGAGATTACTCTGGAAATTTCATTCTACCATGGTCTAAGAAAACAGACTTTTGGTGCAAa aattttgaatatttacTTTTGGACATATGGTTAAATTACAAAAGTGTCCAAGATGCTCTTCATGTTCGACCT GGAACAGTTAAAGAAGTCTTTAGATGCAACGTCACCTTAAACTCCGATTACACCTACGACGTCACAAATGCCCTTCCCTATCTTAAAAATCTGACCAATTCAGGCTTGCAACTCATAGCTTTCAG TGGCGATCATGACATGGCAGTCACACATATTGCTACTGAAACATGGATAAATGCTCTAGACCTAACAATTGATACTGATTGGAGACCATGGTTTGTTGATGGTCAGGTTGCTGG GTACACAAGGAGATATACAAAAAGCGGATACCGCTTGACATACGCAACTATAAAG GGAGCTGGACACTCACCAGCAGAGTACAAACGCAAGGAATGCTACGACATGTTTCAAAGATGGATCCACTACTATCCTCTCTAG